The Agromyces mangrovi genome contains a region encoding:
- a CDS encoding ATP-dependent Clp protease ATP-binding subunit, with product MFERFTDRARRVVVLAQEEAKMLNHNYIGTEHILLGLIHEGEGVAAKALESLGISLDAVREQVQDIIGQGQQQPTGHIPFTPRAKKVLELSLREALQLGHNYIGTEHILLGLIREGEGVAAQVLVKLGADLNRVRQQVIQLLSGYQGKEQVQVGADEKQAAQGGSQILDQFGRNLTQAARDSKLDPVIGREKEIERVMQILSRRSKNNPVLIGEPGVGKTAVVEGLAQAIVKNEVPETLKDKQLYSLDLGSLIAGSRYRGDFEERLKKVTKEIRTRGDIIVFIDEIHTLVGAGAAEGAIDAASILKPLLARGELQTIGATTLDEYRKHFEKDAALERRFQPIQVAEPSLPHAINILKGLRDRYEAHHKVSITDGAIVAAANLADRYISDRFLPDKAIDLIDEAGARLRLSILSSPPELREFDQKIGVVRGMKEKAIEDQDFEKAASLRDEEKQLLGERLRLEKQWKAGEVTTTATVDEGLIAEVLAQATGIPVFKLTEEESSRLVFMEKALHERVIGQDEAIAALSKTIRRTRAGLKDPKRPSGSFIFAGPTGVGKTELAKALAEFLFDDESAMISLDMSEYGEKHTVSRLFGAPPGFVGFEEGGQLTEKVRRKPFSVVLFDEIEKAHPDIFNSLLQILEEGRLTDGQGRVVDFKNTVIIMTTNLGTKDIAGGPVGFQVEGNSQNAYELMRGKVNEELKKNFKPEFLNRVDEIIVFPQLSKEELLQIVDLFVKRLADRMLDRDMTVELTLPAKERLIEVGFDPALGARPLRRAVQHEVEDRLSEKILHGELNSGDHVHVDYQDGEFVFTTTKRELPVGVGVNTNAAIGTGPQTPDLAASGE from the coding sequence ATGTTCGAGAGATTCACCGACCGAGCCCGCCGTGTCGTCGTCCTGGCCCAGGAAGAGGCCAAGATGCTCAACCACAACTACATCGGCACGGAGCACATCCTGCTCGGCCTCATCCACGAGGGTGAGGGCGTCGCAGCGAAGGCGCTCGAGTCGCTCGGCATCTCGCTCGACGCCGTGCGCGAGCAGGTCCAGGACATCATCGGCCAGGGGCAGCAGCAGCCCACCGGCCACATCCCCTTCACGCCGCGCGCGAAGAAGGTGCTCGAGCTGAGCCTGCGCGAGGCGCTCCAGCTCGGCCACAACTACATCGGGACCGAGCACATCCTGCTCGGCCTCATCCGCGAGGGCGAGGGCGTCGCCGCCCAGGTGCTCGTGAAGCTGGGCGCCGACCTCAACCGCGTGCGCCAGCAGGTCATCCAGCTGCTCTCGGGCTACCAGGGCAAGGAGCAGGTGCAGGTCGGCGCCGACGAGAAGCAGGCCGCGCAGGGCGGCTCGCAGATCCTCGACCAGTTCGGCCGCAACCTCACCCAGGCGGCGCGCGACTCCAAGCTCGACCCGGTCATCGGCCGCGAGAAGGAGATCGAGCGGGTCATGCAGATCCTCTCGCGCCGCTCGAAGAACAACCCCGTGCTGATCGGCGAGCCCGGCGTCGGAAAGACCGCCGTCGTCGAGGGCCTCGCGCAGGCGATCGTGAAGAACGAGGTGCCCGAGACGCTGAAGGACAAGCAGCTGTACTCGCTCGACCTCGGCTCGCTCATCGCGGGCAGCCGGTACCGCGGCGACTTCGAGGAGCGCCTCAAGAAGGTCACCAAGGAGATCCGCACCCGCGGCGACATCATCGTCTTCATCGACGAGATCCACACGCTGGTCGGTGCGGGCGCCGCCGAGGGCGCGATCGATGCGGCGAGCATCCTGAAGCCGCTGCTGGCCCGCGGCGAGCTCCAGACCATCGGCGCCACGACGCTCGACGAGTACCGCAAGCACTTCGAGAAGGATGCCGCGCTCGAGCGTCGCTTCCAGCCGATCCAGGTCGCCGAGCCGTCGCTGCCCCACGCGATCAACATCCTGAAGGGGCTGCGCGACCGCTACGAGGCGCACCACAAGGTATCGATCACCGACGGCGCGATCGTCGCCGCGGCGAACCTCGCCGACCGCTACATCTCCGACCGCTTCCTGCCCGACAAGGCGATCGACCTGATCGACGAGGCGGGCGCGCGCCTGCGCCTGTCGATCCTGTCGAGCCCGCCCGAGCTGCGCGAGTTCGACCAGAAGATCGGCGTCGTGCGCGGCATGAAGGAGAAGGCGATCGAGGACCAGGACTTCGAGAAGGCCGCATCGCTCCGCGACGAGGAGAAGCAGCTGCTCGGTGAGCGCCTGCGCCTCGAGAAGCAGTGGAAGGCCGGCGAGGTCACCACGACCGCGACGGTCGACGAGGGCCTGATCGCCGAGGTGCTCGCGCAGGCCACCGGCATCCCCGTCTTCAAGCTCACCGAGGAGGAGTCGAGCCGGCTCGTCTTCATGGAGAAGGCGCTGCACGAGCGCGTCATCGGCCAGGACGAGGCGATCGCCGCGCTGTCGAAGACCATCCGCCGCACGCGTGCGGGCCTGAAGGACCCGAAGCGCCCCTCGGGCTCGTTCATCTTCGCCGGCCCCACGGGCGTCGGCAAGACCGAGCTCGCCAAGGCGCTCGCCGAGTTCCTCTTCGACGACGAGTCGGCGATGATCTCGCTCGACATGTCGGAGTACGGCGAGAAGCACACGGTCTCCCGCCTGTTCGGCGCCCCTCCCGGGTTCGTCGGCTTCGAGGAGGGCGGCCAGCTCACCGAGAAGGTGCGCCGCAAGCCGTTCAGCGTCGTGCTCTTCGACGAGATCGAGAAGGCGCACCCCGACATCTTCAACTCGCTCCTGCAGATCCTCGAGGAGGGTCGTCTCACCGACGGCCAGGGTCGCGTGGTCGACTTCAAGAACACCGTCATCATCATGACGACGAACCTCGGCACGAAGGACATCGCCGGCGGCCCCGTCGGCTTCCAGGTCGAGGGCAACTCGCAGAACGCGTACGAGCTCATGCGCGGCAAGGTGAACGAGGAGCTGAAGAAGAACTTCAAGCCCGAGTTCCTGAACCGCGTCGACGAGATCATCGTGTTCCCGCAGCTCTCGAAGGAGGAGCTGCTGCAGATCGTCGACCTGTTCGTGAAGCGCCTCGCCGACCGCATGCTCGACCGCGACATGACCGTCGAGCTGACGCTGCCGGCCAAGGAGCGCCTCATCGAGGTCGGGTTCGACCCGGCGCTCGGTGCCCGGCCGCTCCGCCGCGCGGTGCAGCACGAGGTCGAGGATCGCCTGAGCGAGAAGATCCTGCACGGCGAGCTCAACTCGGGCGACCACGTGCACGTCGACTACCAGGACGGCGAGTTCGTCTTCACGACCACCAAGCGCGAGCTGCCGGTGGGCGTGGGGGTCAACACCAACGCCGCGATCGGCACGGGTCCGCAGACGCCCGACCTCGCGGCATCCGGCGAGTAA
- a CDS encoding pirin family protein gives MSNLERNPRELLCDPDAPGARSAIEILTAREVPLGGPRAMTVRRTLPQRGRTTIGAWCFIDHYGPDDVTATGGMVVPPHPHTGLQTVSWLFEGEIEHRDSAGSHAMVRPGELNLMTAGTGIQHSEVSTPAATTLHGVQLWTVLPDASRHASPFFERHEAIRVSVDAADVRVFVGALAGVDTGVTVFSPLVGAQVDLPPFGAVTFEVEPGFEHGVLVDDGPVRVESAIGAEPVGAEDAAPSELAYVPPGARSIRLSAGEAPVRVLLLGGEPFGEQIVMWWNFIGRTHDEVVAYREQWQREVIAADDAQGRFGHVDGYDGDPLPAPDLPTVRLKPRG, from the coding sequence ATGAGCAACCTCGAGCGGAATCCCCGCGAACTGCTCTGCGACCCGGATGCCCCGGGGGCGCGCAGCGCGATCGAGATCCTCACCGCGCGCGAGGTGCCGCTCGGCGGCCCGCGTGCCATGACCGTGCGCCGCACGCTGCCGCAGCGCGGGCGCACGACCATCGGGGCGTGGTGCTTCATCGACCACTACGGACCGGACGACGTGACCGCCACCGGGGGCATGGTCGTGCCGCCGCATCCGCACACCGGGCTGCAGACCGTGAGCTGGCTGTTCGAGGGCGAGATCGAGCACCGCGACTCGGCCGGCAGCCACGCGATGGTGCGTCCGGGCGAGCTGAACCTGATGACCGCAGGCACTGGCATCCAGCACTCCGAAGTGTCTACTCCGGCGGCCACCACCCTCCACGGTGTACAGCTCTGGACGGTGCTGCCGGATGCCTCGCGGCACGCGAGCCCGTTCTTCGAACGCCACGAGGCGATCCGGGTCTCGGTCGACGCCGCCGACGTGCGCGTCTTCGTCGGCGCGCTCGCGGGCGTCGACACCGGGGTCACCGTGTTCTCGCCACTCGTCGGCGCGCAGGTCGACCTGCCGCCGTTCGGTGCGGTGACGTTCGAGGTCGAGCCCGGGTTCGAGCACGGGGTACTGGTCGACGACGGACCGGTGCGGGTCGAGTCGGCCATCGGCGCCGAACCGGTCGGCGCCGAGGACGCCGCCCCGAGCGAGCTCGCCTACGTGCCGCCGGGAGCCCGCAGCATCCGACTGTCTGCCGGCGAGGCCCCCGTGCGCGTGCTGCTGCTCGGCGGCGAGCCGTTCGGCGAGCAGATCGTCATGTGGTGGAACTTCATCGGGCGCACGCACGACGAGGTGGTCGCCTACCGGGAGCAGTGGCAGCGCGAGGTCATCGCGGCCGACGACGCGCAGGGCCGGTTCGGGCACGTCGACGGGTACGACGGCGACCCGCTGCCCGCACCGGACCTGCCGACCGTGAGGCTGAAGCCGCGCGGCTGA
- the cls gene encoding cardiolipin synthase: MTDAGEDALITLIVAGAVLLVDLVVRIVAIIVVPRNRKPTAGMAWLLAIFFIPIIGVLFFLLIGNPKLPKHRREKQSEIDRFVRETTHGMERVTSTDGWPAWFEGIVRMNRNLGSMPLVGGNSARLIDDYEASLGAMADAIDQAKRFVHVEFYIFALDPTTRRFFESLAAAQARGVTVRVLLDHVASVRVKNYKDTVKFLTDAGIDWQLMLPVQPLKGKYQRPDLRNHRKLLVVDSEVAFTGSQNVIDRSYNKPGNIKRGLQWQELMARLEGPIVSGLNTIFLADWYLETDVLLERDIVPFSQEAEQENLDCQVVPSGPGYQNENNLKLFLSLFFAAREKIIITSPYFVPDDAMLSAISSATQRGVHVELFVSEIGDQALVYHAQRSYYEALLRAGVRIYMYKAPYILHAKHLSIDDDVAVIGTSNMDIRSFLLNMEISLLVRGEQFVTDMRAVEAKYREDSRELTLEEWLQQPLRSTVLDNLARLTSALQ; encoded by the coding sequence ATGACGGACGCCGGGGAAGACGCGCTCATCACGCTGATCGTCGCGGGCGCCGTGCTGCTCGTCGACCTGGTCGTGCGCATCGTCGCGATCATCGTCGTCCCGCGCAACCGCAAGCCCACCGCCGGCATGGCGTGGCTGCTCGCGATCTTCTTCATCCCGATCATCGGCGTGCTGTTCTTCCTGCTGATCGGCAACCCGAAGCTGCCGAAGCACCGGCGTGAGAAGCAGTCGGAGATCGACCGGTTCGTGCGCGAGACCACGCACGGCATGGAGCGGGTGACGAGCACCGACGGCTGGCCGGCCTGGTTCGAGGGCATCGTGCGGATGAACCGCAACCTCGGCTCCATGCCGCTGGTCGGCGGCAACTCCGCCCGGCTCATCGACGATTACGAGGCGAGCCTCGGTGCGATGGCCGACGCGATCGACCAGGCGAAGCGGTTCGTGCACGTCGAGTTCTACATCTTCGCGCTCGACCCGACCACGCGCCGCTTCTTCGAGAGCCTCGCGGCGGCGCAGGCGCGCGGCGTCACGGTGCGGGTGCTGCTCGACCACGTGGCATCCGTGCGGGTGAAGAACTACAAGGACACGGTGAAGTTCCTCACCGATGCGGGCATCGACTGGCAGCTGATGCTGCCCGTGCAGCCGCTCAAGGGCAAGTACCAGCGGCCCGACCTGCGCAACCACCGCAAGCTGCTGGTCGTGGACAGCGAGGTCGCGTTCACGGGCTCGCAGAACGTGATCGACCGCAGCTACAACAAGCCCGGCAACATCAAGCGCGGGCTGCAGTGGCAGGAGCTCATGGCGCGCCTCGAGGGGCCGATCGTGTCGGGCCTGAACACGATCTTCCTGGCCGACTGGTACCTCGAGACCGACGTGCTGCTCGAGCGCGACATCGTGCCGTTCTCCCAGGAGGCCGAGCAGGAGAACCTCGACTGCCAGGTCGTGCCGTCGGGCCCCGGCTACCAGAACGAGAACAACCTCAAGCTCTTCCTGTCGCTGTTCTTCGCGGCGCGCGAGAAGATCATCATCACGTCGCCGTACTTCGTGCCCGACGACGCGATGCTGTCGGCCATCTCGTCCGCGACGCAGCGCGGCGTGCACGTCGAGCTGTTCGTCTCGGAGATCGGCGACCAGGCGCTCGTCTACCACGCGCAGCGCTCCTACTACGAGGCGCTGCTGCGGGCCGGCGTGCGCATCTACATGTACAAGGCGCCGTACATCCTGCACGCGAAGCACCTGTCGATCGACGACGATGTGGCGGTCATCGGCACGAGCAACATGGACATCCGCTCGTTCCTGCTGAACATGGAGATCTCGCTGCTGGTGCGCGGCGAGCAGTTCGTCACCGACATGCGCGCGGTCGAGGCGAAGTACCGGGAGGACAGCCGCGAGCTCACCTTGGAGGAGTGGCTGCAGCAGCCGCTGCGCTCGACGGTGCTCGACAACCTCGCGCGGCTCACCTCGGCGCTGCAGTAG
- a CDS encoding PTS fructose transporter subunit IIABC, with protein MSELIEPGLVVLDADLGPDKSDVIRALAGRVATAGRATSAEALAADAWKREQQSSTGLPGGMAIPHCKSPAVTQASLAVARLKPGVEFDEGEAADLVFMIAAPEGAAQDHLALLALLARSLMKDDFVASLRSAATPEEVVEIVQGALREDEEAAPAAAAATGAAAAGAAGAAAASATTTTADASAGGRRSIVAVTACPTGIAHTYMAADALKAAAERAGVEYHVETQGSAGATPVPPDVIAAADAVIFAVDVDVRDKARFAGKPVVQVPVKRGIDEADELVARALAAADDPNATRVAAGGGGGGQAATSAAANESVGGKLKRWLLTGVSYMIPFVAGGGLLIALGFLLGGYDITDSATEIVLGSALWNLPPGGLGEYLGAVAFTIGAASMGFLVPALAGYIAYAIADRPGIAPGFTVGAVALIMNAGFIGGLVGGLLAGAAAYWIGKIQGPRWLQGLMPVVIIPLLASIVASGIMLMLLGGPIATLMTALTDWLNSLTGVGMIALGALLGFMMAFDLGGPINKVAYSFAVAGLSAGSIENQTPWMIMAAVMAAGMVPPLALALATVLAPKQFNELERENGAAAWLLGAAFISEGAIPFAAADPLRVLPAGILGGITTGAICMAMGVTSQAPHGGIFVFFAIGNLLWFVIAILAGMVVSALAVIALKKWTRRSPVADAVPAAAVPAAA; from the coding sequence ATGAGTGAGCTCATCGAGCCCGGGCTCGTCGTCCTCGACGCCGACCTCGGCCCCGACAAGTCCGACGTCATCCGCGCGCTCGCGGGACGCGTCGCGACCGCCGGTCGTGCGACCAGCGCAGAGGCCCTCGCGGCCGACGCGTGGAAGCGCGAGCAGCAGTCGTCGACCGGCCTGCCCGGCGGCATGGCCATCCCGCACTGCAAGTCGCCCGCGGTCACGCAGGCGAGCCTCGCGGTCGCGCGCCTGAAGCCGGGCGTCGAGTTCGACGAGGGCGAGGCGGCCGACCTGGTCTTCATGATCGCCGCGCCGGAGGGCGCCGCGCAGGACCACCTCGCGCTGCTCGCCCTGCTCGCCCGGTCGCTCATGAAGGACGACTTCGTCGCGTCGCTGCGTTCGGCCGCGACGCCGGAGGAGGTCGTCGAGATCGTGCAGGGTGCGCTGCGCGAGGACGAGGAGGCGGCCCCGGCGGCGGCCGCTGCCACGGGCGCTGCGGCCGCGGGTGCAGCGGGCGCCGCAGCGGCATCCGCCACGACCACGACCGCGGATGCGTCGGCCGGCGGCCGCCGCTCCATCGTCGCCGTCACCGCGTGCCCCACGGGCATCGCGCACACCTACATGGCGGCCGACGCGCTGAAGGCCGCGGCCGAGCGCGCGGGCGTCGAGTACCACGTCGAGACGCAGGGCTCGGCAGGCGCCACCCCGGTGCCGCCTGACGTCATCGCCGCCGCCGACGCGGTCATCTTCGCGGTCGACGTCGACGTGCGCGACAAGGCCCGGTTCGCCGGCAAGCCGGTCGTCCAGGTGCCCGTGAAGCGCGGCATCGACGAGGCCGACGAGCTGGTCGCGCGGGCGCTCGCCGCGGCGGACGACCCGAACGCCACCCGCGTCGCGGCGGGCGGCGGGGGCGGCGGCCAGGCCGCGACATCCGCTGCGGCCAACGAGTCGGTCGGCGGCAAGCTCAAGCGCTGGCTGCTCACCGGCGTGAGCTACATGATCCCTTTCGTCGCCGGCGGCGGTCTGCTCATCGCGCTGGGCTTCCTGCTCGGCGGGTACGACATCACCGACAGCGCGACCGAGATCGTGCTCGGCAGTGCGCTCTGGAACCTGCCGCCCGGCGGGCTCGGCGAGTACCTCGGTGCGGTCGCGTTCACGATCGGTGCCGCGTCGATGGGCTTCCTGGTGCCGGCGCTCGCGGGCTACATCGCCTACGCGATCGCCGACCGGCCGGGCATCGCCCCGGGCTTCACGGTGGGCGCGGTCGCGCTCATCATGAACGCGGGCTTCATCGGCGGCCTCGTCGGCGGCCTGCTCGCCGGTGCGGCGGCCTACTGGATCGGCAAGATCCAGGGTCCGCGCTGGCTGCAGGGCCTCATGCCGGTGGTCATCATCCCGCTGCTCGCGTCGATCGTGGCATCCGGCATCATGCTGATGCTGCTCGGCGGCCCGATCGCGACGCTGATGACGGCGCTCACCGACTGGCTGAACTCGCTCACGGGCGTCGGCATGATCGCCCTGGGCGCGCTCCTCGGCTTCATGATGGCATTCGACCTCGGCGGGCCGATCAACAAGGTGGCCTACTCGTTCGCGGTCGCCGGGTTGTCTGCCGGGTCGATCGAGAACCAGACGCCGTGGATGATCATGGCCGCGGTGATGGCCGCCGGCATGGTGCCGCCGCTCGCGCTGGCGCTGGCGACGGTGCTCGCGCCGAAGCAGTTCAACGAACTCGAACGCGAGAACGGCGCGGCGGCGTGGCTGCTCGGCGCGGCGTTCATCTCGGAGGGCGCCATCCCGTTCGCGGCGGCCGACCCGCTGCGCGTGCTGCCCGCGGGCATCCTCGGCGGCATCACGACGGGCGCGATCTGCATGGCGATGGGCGTCACCTCCCAGGCCCCGCACGGCGGCATCTTCGTGTTCTTCGCGATCGGCAACCTGCTCTGGTTCGTCATCGCGATCCTCGCGGGCATGGTCGTCTCGGCGCTCGCGGTGATCGCCCTCAAGAAGTGGACGCGCCGCTCGCCCGTGGCCGACGCCGTCCCGGCGGCTGCGGTGCCTGCCGCGGCCTGA
- a CDS encoding 1-phosphofructokinase family hexose kinase produces MIVTLTANPSIDRTVELDEPLERGAVQRAVATREDPGGKGVNVTRALRAARVTSIAVLPAAPGDPMLAALDAESVPYRAVPISGRIRSNLTIAETDGQTTKINEPGPELDADAQRALIAAVVEACDGADWLVIAGSLPPGAPDDFYAQVVRAVRAETHPAPRIAVDTSGPALAALVEAELAVDVIKPNAEELAELLGRSSEEELEAGPDAAVALARTIPATRVRTSLVTLGAVGAAVVAPEGAWFAAAPKITARSTVGAGDCSLAGYLIASVEGAHPSAALASAVAYGAAAASLPGSVVPTRSQVDPDRVVVTEAGTVAGSEPTRSTS; encoded by the coding sequence ATGATCGTCACGCTCACCGCCAACCCCTCGATCGACCGCACGGTCGAGCTCGACGAGCCGCTCGAGCGCGGCGCCGTGCAGCGCGCGGTCGCCACCCGCGAGGACCCGGGCGGCAAGGGGGTCAACGTCACCCGCGCGCTCCGCGCCGCGCGCGTGACCTCGATCGCCGTGCTGCCGGCCGCACCCGGCGACCCGATGCTGGCCGCGCTCGACGCGGAGTCGGTGCCGTATCGCGCGGTGCCGATCTCCGGTCGCATCCGCTCGAACCTCACGATCGCCGAGACCGACGGGCAGACCACCAAGATCAACGAGCCGGGCCCCGAGCTCGACGCCGACGCGCAGCGCGCGCTCATCGCCGCCGTGGTCGAGGCGTGCGACGGCGCCGACTGGCTCGTGATCGCCGGCTCGCTGCCGCCCGGCGCGCCCGACGACTTCTACGCGCAGGTCGTGCGCGCGGTGCGCGCCGAGACGCACCCGGCGCCGCGCATCGCGGTCGACACCTCGGGGCCCGCGCTCGCAGCACTCGTCGAGGCCGAGCTCGCGGTCGACGTCATCAAGCCGAACGCCGAGGAGCTCGCCGAGTTGCTGGGCCGCTCGAGCGAGGAGGAGCTCGAGGCCGGTCCGGATGCCGCGGTCGCACTCGCCCGCACCATCCCCGCGACGCGCGTGCGCACGAGCCTCGTCACGCTCGGCGCGGTCGGCGCCGCGGTCGTGGCGCCCGAGGGCGCGTGGTTCGCCGCCGCCCCGAAGATCACCGCGAGGAGCACCGTCGGCGCCGGCGACTGCTCGCTCGCGGGCTACCTCATCGCATCCGTCGAGGGTGCGCATCCGTCGGCGGCGCTCGCGAGCGCCGTCGCGTACGGCGCCGCCGCGGCCTCGTTGCCCGGCAGCGTCGTTCCCACCCGATCGCAGGTCGATCCCGACCGGGTCGTCGTCACCGAGGCCGGCACCGTCGCCGGCTCCGAACCCACAAGGAGCACCTCATGA
- a CDS encoding DeoR/GlpR family DNA-binding transcription regulator, whose product MYATERHERIARAIAQVGRVSVAELSREFGVTAETIRRDLDQLEQQGRLRRVHGGAVGAGSTTLAETSLRERLPQRSDEKDRIAQAAVRFVPGTFRGSLLLDAGSTTSRLADLLATWQPAASDATIDVSTNSLPIASTLHGSPHLRLRMLGGAVRGITGAAVGPATVRQLSELRPDIAFVGTNGVSVEFGLSTPDEAEAAAKAAMVRAARRVIVLADSTKLASEALVRFADLADVDALITDTPPPADLAAALAAADVEVVLA is encoded by the coding sequence ATGTACGCGACGGAGCGACACGAACGCATCGCCCGCGCCATCGCGCAGGTCGGCCGGGTGTCGGTCGCGGAGCTCTCGCGGGAGTTCGGCGTCACCGCCGAGACCATCCGCCGCGACCTCGACCAGCTCGAGCAGCAGGGGCGACTCCGTCGCGTGCACGGCGGCGCCGTGGGCGCGGGCAGCACGACGCTCGCCGAGACGTCGCTGCGCGAGCGCCTGCCGCAGCGCTCCGACGAGAAGGACCGCATCGCCCAGGCCGCCGTCCGCTTCGTGCCCGGCACCTTCCGCGGCTCGCTGCTCCTCGACGCGGGCAGCACGACCTCGCGCCTCGCCGACCTGCTCGCCACCTGGCAGCCCGCGGCGAGCGACGCGACCATCGACGTCTCCACGAACTCGCTGCCCATCGCCTCGACGCTGCACGGCAGCCCGCATCTGCGCCTGCGCATGCTCGGCGGCGCGGTCCGCGGCATCACCGGCGCGGCCGTCGGCCCGGCCACCGTGCGCCAGCTCTCCGAGCTGCGGCCCGACATCGCGTTCGTCGGCACGAACGGCGTGAGCGTCGAGTTCGGGCTGTCGACGCCCGACGAGGCCGAGGCCGCGGCGAAGGCCGCCATGGTGCGCGCGGCCCGGCGGGTCATCGTGCTCGCCGACTCGACGAAGCTGGCGTCCGAGGCGCTCGTGCGCTTCGCCGACCTGGCCGACGTGGACGCGCTCATCACCGACACGCCCCCGCCGGCCGACCTCGCCGCGGCGCTCGCCGCGGCCGACGTGGAAGTGGTGCTCGCATGA